The Gossypium arboreum isolate Shixiya-1 chromosome 4, ASM2569848v2, whole genome shotgun sequence DNA segment tggttttagAGTGAATTTGATTAAAATTATCTTATTAGCAATTAAGTTTCATCAAAGTCACTCTAAAACCAAAATTGAACACCAAAAGCAATGTTACTTTCAtgtactaaaatgtataacttTTGTTAAATTCAGGTACCATGATGAACCAAAAATATCATAGGCATCGTATTAGGAAAAAATGTCAAAGTTAGGTATCAAATTATGTATTAAGCCTTATTTTTATCTCTAGGGTAAACTATACCATCAGTCACTAAACTATGGGTAAGTTttcgttttggtcacttaactaaaaaagATAACAATTGggtcattgaactatttgaaatatttttatttaagtcactgaacaattcaaatatttttatttaagttattggactgttaagtttttcttttttaaagttTGGCCAGTAAACTCCAAGCGACAATTCGATAATCAGTATAGTGGATTAGTATCCATCTATTAGtagaacataccttagatccaagcAATGGCGAAGATAAGGGGCTGGCAAcccccttaaaatgaaaaatttttcatttagacccttttataatttataaagttttaaattagtgATGGTAAAATTGAACTTTGGCCCcccaaatgataaaaatttgatttaatcctttaaaaattataaaaatacatgctattaaaattgtgaaattgtatttttactattataaaaatatacaatttaattccagCCCCCCAAAAAAATTTCTGGCTTCGCCCTTAGGTCCAAGTTGATCTGAAGGTCAATGTTGGAGatcaaagaaaaaatttgtttgaATTTTGGTTCGTAGATTTGTGacaaccaaagttgtttcataaaaaaaaaactaaattgtaaaaaaagaagGAGAAAGAAAGCATTCAACAGGTGCAAGCAGTGTGAACAGAGAAAACCATATAACATCCATTTTAACagcccaatgacttaaataaaaatttttaaatagtttaatgatcaaattgcaactttcttttaattaaatgatcaaaataaaaatttactcataatttaataactaataaTGTAATTACTGTTATCACTAATAATAACTACTGTTAAAAATACCcattcaattaaatttttatttttatttttcaaaatatagcTGTCTTTACTTTAATTTATCACACTTTTTTTAAATGACCATTCactttaattttacttaaaaatatttatttttaaagatGTCATTAAGTATGAACAAACCCACGTTCTCTCAGGTATTTACTATTTCAAataattaatgatattataaaataaaaattaaattatattaaattaatatgtagaggctaaatattaaatttaagtaatgaaatcaaaCTAAAATTTAGACTCCGTTTGGGAATGTATCATTTTGGAAATTCTAACAATTTGTTTAATCGATACAAATAGTAATTTTAATTTTGCAGATATTCTAATTCCAGTAAATGATGACGCtatagttttaattttattaattcttAATAAATTAGTAGTCACAATTTGTGAGTGTGGTTCTAGAATGGGCCTCAATTGAACTTGAAATACGGTCCATATTGTGATAAAAATTGGATTAAAGAAAAGCCCTTCATGTGGGTTGTGGGACACCTCCAGCAGCTACGTGCTCCGACTGCAGCTTTTTGTTCCACGGGTCTTGGGCTGCCGAGGGCACCCCCATTCATGGGTAGCCAATTTCTCAATGGTTGATGGATTCGGCTTTGTTCCCTGCCCAAGCTGGGGTGGGTCTATACTATCCTCCATGGTTTAGGTAGCATTGACTCCTTTAGCCCACCTTTTtctcgaaaaaaaaaaaaagggagaaaaaaAACTCTACTGTTGCTGAACTCGTGAAAGTCTGGAAAAAAAAGGGCGTTGCAGAGAGACCTTCACTACTTCAGTAGCTGCGTTCAAATGGTGATATTAGGTGATAACGAAAACTTCCCCTTTATTGCTGGTTTATGTTAAACTCTAAGATTGCAAGTTTCTTTTTATCTGCTATATTTCATGAATAATTTCCTGAGTCGTCACTTCTCAACTTTGTTCGATTCTGTTGAAGTAAAACCTACTTCTTTAAAACCCTTAATTGATGTGAATTCAAGGAGAAAGAAGTGGAATCCAATTCCAATTCCCTTCAGAACAATCTCTGAACCCAGAGGTCAAGACCTTGATTTTGTGAATGTTGCCCATAGTCACCTCATTCACTCTGATTGGAATAAGCTTAATGCTTTATCTACCCACTTTACCCCATTTAGAGTTAAGCATGTTTTGTTAAAGATTCAAAAGGACCATGTTCTTTCTCTTGAGTTCTTCAATTGGGTTAAAACTCGAAACCCCACTTCACATTCCCTTGAAACTCATTCAGTGATTCTCCACATTCTCACCAAAAACCAGAAATTCAAATCCGCTGAATCGGTTTTGAGGAGTCTTCTTGTGCCTGGTTCATTGGAATTGCCAGCTAAGATGTTTGATGTGATACTGTATTCTTATCGAATATGCGATTCCTCTCCTCGTGTGTTTGATTTACTGTTTAAGACATATGCACATGCCAAGAAGTTTAGGAACGCTACGGATGCTTTTTCTCGGATGAAGGATTATGGGTTTTTTCCAACTATTAAGTCGTGTAATGCATATTTGAGCTCATTGCTTGATTTACATAGGGTGGATATTGCTTTGGGGTTCTACAGAGAAATGCGGCGTTGCAGGCTTTCTCCCAATGTATACACTTTCAATATAGTAATTCATGCGTTTTGCAAGTCAGGAAAACTTGACAAGGCTATGCAAGTGTTAAGAGAAATGGAGATTATGGGTTTTACTCCTACTGTAGCATCTTACAACACATTGATTGCAGGGTATTGTAACAAGGGTCTAATGAGCTTAGCCATGAAGCTTAAAAGCTCAATGGGGAAAGATGGAGTGCATCCAAATGTGGTTACTTTTAACACCCTTATTAATGGTTTTTGTAAGGAAGGGAAATTACATGAAGCAAATAAGGTTTTCAATGAGATGAAAGCCCTGAATCTGGCTCCCACTATTGTAACTTACAATACTTTGATAAATGGGTACAGTCAAGTAGGTAAGAGTGAGATGAGCAACAGGCTTTATGAGGACATGCTGAAGAATGGAGTTAAGACTGATATACTGACATACAATGCATTGATACTGGGATTATGCAAGGAGGGTAAGACAAAGAAAGCTGCATATCTGGTTAAAGAACTTGATAAGGACAACTTGGCTCCAAATGCTTCAACATTTTCTGCTCTTATTAGTGGGCAGTGTTTCAGGAAGAACTCTGACCGTGCATTCCAGCTTTATAAGACCATGATCAGGAGTGGTTTTCATCCAAATGAAAACACTTATAGTATGTTGATTTCTACCTTGTGCAAGAATGAAGATTTTGATGGAGCAGTGCAGGTCCTAAATGATATGATTGATAGATCAGTGGTTCCCGACTCTGGTACTTTGTTTGAGCTGCACAAGGGACTCAGCCGATGTGCTAAAAATCAATTGGCAATTATCCTATGCAAAAAACTGGAAGATAGACATCTGATGCCAAAAGGTTTTGATAAATCCAAAATTATCAGTTCTCAACCAGAAAATGAGGACAAGACATCTTGATATAACTTGTGGAATTTTGTATATTCCAACTCCAATACTCTGATGCTGTCAAGTTGACACTGTGGAGTGCATTTTTATTTGAGGGTATGCCCTAAGACAACTTTGTTTAGTTGAAGTAAAGGAAGATTCCTATTGTCTGTACCAAAGCAATAGGAAGGTGCCTATTGTTGATCTCTGA contains these protein-coding regions:
- the LOC128279229 gene encoding pentatricopeptide repeat-containing protein At4g26680, mitochondrial-like, whose product is MNNFLSRHFSTLFDSVEVKPTSLKPLIDVNSRRKKWNPIPIPFRTISEPRGQDLDFVNVAHSHLIHSDWNKLNALSTHFTPFRVKHVLLKIQKDHVLSLEFFNWVKTRNPTSHSLETHSVILHILTKNQKFKSAESVLRSLLVPGSLELPAKMFDVILYSYRICDSSPRVFDLLFKTYAHAKKFRNATDAFSRMKDYGFFPTIKSCNAYLSSLLDLHRVDIALGFYREMRRCRLSPNVYTFNIVIHAFCKSGKLDKAMQVLREMEIMGFTPTVASYNTLIAGYCNKGLMSLAMKLKSSMGKDGVHPNVVTFNTLINGFCKEGKLHEANKVFNEMKALNLAPTIVTYNTLINGYSQVGKSEMSNRLYEDMLKNGVKTDILTYNALILGLCKEGKTKKAAYLVKELDKDNLAPNASTFSALISGQCFRKNSDRAFQLYKTMIRSGFHPNENTYSMLISTLCKNEDFDGAVQVLNDMIDRSVVPDSGTLFELHKGLSRCAKNQLAIILCKKLEDRHLMPKGFDKSKIISSQPENEDKTS